Proteins encoded by one window of Cylindrospermum stagnale PCC 7417:
- the dnaK gene encoding molecular chaperone DnaK, whose translation MGKVIGIDLGTTNSCVAVLEGGQPIVIANSEGGRTTPSIVGFGKGGDRLVGQLAKRQAVTNAENTIYSIKRFIGRRWEDTETERDRVPYSCVKGRDETVDVQIRGRNYTPQELSAMILQKLKQDAENFLGETVTQAVITVPAYFTDAQRQATKDAGTIAGLEVLRIINEPTAAALAFGLEKQDQEQLILVFDLGGGTFDVSILQLGDGVFEVKATCGNNHLGGDDFDNCVVRWMMQRFKEIEKVDISPDKMAIQRLREAAEKAKIELSSMVNTSINLPFITADETGPKHLEIEMGRSKFEELTGHLIEGVIEPMSQALKDADLKPQDIDRIILVGGSTRIPAVQNALIKFFNGKAPDRSINPDEAVALGAAIQAGVLGGEVDNLLLLDVTPLSLGIETLGEVFTKIIERNTTIPTSKSQVFSTAVDGQTSVEIHVLQGERAMARDNKSLGKFLLAGIPPSPRGVPQIEVSFEIDVNGILKVSAQDKGTGREQSIRITNTGGLSNSEVERMRQEAELFAEEDRKRKELVELKNQADNLLFSYETTLKDNSDFIGEQIKDLANEKVLQLRAAMIDQSKSIAELQQLLEEFQQTLFSIGAEVYNRANGQTDEDNDEVKDSTDSSISFTPDSDAPMSGTLIPQFNFDFDEESTAQADYEAID comes from the coding sequence ATGGGAAAAGTTATTGGGATCGACTTAGGCACTACTAACAGTTGCGTCGCAGTTTTGGAAGGTGGTCAACCGATTGTAATTGCCAATTCCGAAGGTGGGCGAACTACTCCTAGTATTGTGGGTTTTGGCAAGGGTGGCGATCGCTTGGTTGGTCAGTTGGCGAAGCGTCAAGCCGTAACTAATGCAGAAAACACAATCTACAGTATCAAGCGATTTATCGGTCGGCGTTGGGAAGATACCGAAACAGAACGCGATCGCGTACCCTATAGCTGTGTCAAAGGTCGAGACGAGACTGTGGATGTCCAAATTCGCGGACGTAACTACACCCCACAAGAACTATCCGCCATGATCCTTCAGAAGCTAAAACAGGATGCGGAAAATTTCTTGGGTGAAACAGTCACTCAAGCAGTAATTACCGTACCTGCATATTTCACAGATGCCCAACGACAAGCAACTAAAGATGCTGGCACTATTGCTGGACTAGAAGTTCTGCGGATTATCAACGAACCTACCGCTGCTGCTTTAGCCTTCGGTTTGGAAAAGCAAGACCAAGAGCAGCTGATATTAGTATTCGACTTGGGAGGCGGCACCTTCGACGTATCCATTCTGCAACTAGGGGATGGAGTTTTTGAAGTCAAGGCGACTTGTGGTAACAACCACTTGGGTGGAGACGACTTTGATAACTGTGTCGTGCGCTGGATGATGCAGCGCTTTAAGGAAATAGAGAAAGTAGACATCTCCCCAGACAAAATGGCAATACAACGCCTGCGAGAAGCTGCGGAAAAGGCAAAAATTGAACTTTCTAGTATGGTGAATACCTCAATTAACTTGCCGTTTATCACCGCCGACGAAACAGGCCCTAAACATTTGGAGATCGAAATGGGGCGCTCCAAATTTGAAGAACTCACAGGGCATTTAATTGAAGGCGTCATTGAACCAATGAGCCAAGCACTCAAAGACGCAGACCTCAAACCACAAGACATCGATCGGATTATTTTAGTAGGTGGTTCTACTCGCATTCCCGCCGTCCAGAACGCCCTAATCAAGTTTTTCAATGGCAAAGCGCCTGATCGTTCTATCAACCCTGACGAAGCAGTAGCGCTAGGAGCCGCTATCCAAGCTGGAGTTTTGGGGGGAGAAGTCGATAATCTTCTACTTTTGGATGTCACCCCCCTATCTTTGGGAATTGAAACTTTAGGAGAAGTATTCACCAAAATCATTGAACGCAACACCACAATTCCTACCAGCAAATCGCAGGTTTTTTCCACAGCAGTTGATGGGCAAACCTCTGTGGAAATTCACGTCCTCCAAGGTGAACGGGCCATGGCGCGGGATAACAAAAGTCTCGGTAAATTTCTCCTAGCCGGAATCCCCCCATCTCCCCGTGGTGTACCGCAAATTGAAGTATCTTTTGAAATAGATGTCAACGGCATCCTCAAGGTTAGTGCCCAAGATAAAGGCACAGGTAGAGAGCAGAGTATCCGGATCACAAATACGGGTGGTTTGAGTAACAGCGAAGTTGAACGGATGCGGCAAGAAGCCGAATTATTTGCCGAAGAAGACAGAAAACGTAAAGAACTTGTTGAACTCAAAAATCAAGCAGATAATTTGTTGTTTAGTTACGAAACTACCTTAAAGGATAATAGTGACTTTATTGGCGAGCAAATCAAAGACTTGGCGAATGAAAAAGTTTTACAACTCCGAGCCGCAATGATTGATCAGAGCAAGTCCATAGCAGAGTTGCAGCAACTCCTTGAAGAATTCCAACAAACTCTATTTTCCATTGGTGCAGAAGTATATAACCGAGCTAACGGCCAAACTGACGAAGACAATGATGAGGTTAAAGATTCAACAGATAGTTCTATTTCCTTTACCCCAGACTCAGACGCTCCGATGAGTGGGACGCTAATACCACAATTCAACTTTGATTTTGACGAAGAAAGTACCGCTCAGGCTGATTATGAGGCGATAGATTAG
- the dnaJ gene encoding molecular chaperone DnaJ: MARDYYEILGVSRDADKEEIKQAYRRLARKLHPDVNKEPGAEERFKEINRAYEVLSEPEIRERYNRFGEAGVSSGAGAGAGFQDMGDMGGFADIFESIFSGFAGGMGGPTQQRRRSGPVRGDDLRLDLKLDFREAVFGGEKEIRISHLETCEVCSGSGAKPGTRPRTCATCTGSGQVRRVTRTPFGSFTQVSTCPTCNGTGMVVEDKCDACDGKGANQITKKLKITIPAGVDNGTRLRISQEGDAGQRGGPPGDLYVYLLVNEDEEFQRDGINVISEIKVSYLQAILGCRLEVETVDGPVELIIPAGTQPNTVMKLENRGVPRLGNPVSRGDHMLTVLIDIPTKVTPDERELLEKLAKIKGDRTGKGGLEGFLGNLFK, from the coding sequence ATGGCCCGCGACTATTATGAAATTCTGGGTGTCTCTCGTGACGCCGACAAAGAAGAAATTAAACAAGCCTATCGCCGCTTGGCCCGGAAGCTTCACCCAGATGTGAACAAAGAACCGGGAGCGGAGGAGCGCTTTAAAGAAATTAACCGCGCTTATGAAGTGCTTTCTGAACCAGAAATCCGAGAGCGCTACAACCGTTTTGGTGAAGCTGGTGTTTCCAGTGGCGCTGGCGCTGGCGCTGGCTTCCAAGATATGGGCGATATGGGCGGTTTTGCCGATATCTTTGAAAGCATTTTCAGTGGCTTTGCTGGTGGAATGGGTGGCCCAACGCAACAAAGACGGCGTAGCGGGCCTGTGCGGGGCGATGACCTACGGCTAGACCTGAAGTTAGATTTTCGGGAAGCGGTATTTGGTGGTGAAAAAGAAATTCGCATTTCCCATCTAGAAACCTGTGAAGTTTGTAGCGGTTCCGGTGCTAAACCAGGAACGCGCCCCCGGACTTGTGCGACTTGTACTGGATCAGGTCAAGTCCGCCGTGTCACGAGAACGCCTTTTGGCAGCTTCACTCAAGTTTCTACTTGTCCCACCTGTAATGGCACTGGGATGGTCGTTGAAGACAAATGTGATGCTTGTGACGGTAAGGGCGCAAATCAAATCACGAAGAAACTGAAAATTACTATCCCCGCTGGGGTGGATAATGGCACTCGCTTGCGGATTTCCCAAGAAGGGGATGCCGGTCAACGCGGTGGACCACCTGGAGATTTGTACGTCTACTTGCTAGTAAATGAGGATGAAGAATTCCAACGGGATGGAATTAACGTTATCTCAGAAATCAAAGTCAGTTACCTGCAAGCGATTTTAGGCTGCCGTTTGGAGGTAGAGACGGTTGATGGCCCAGTGGAACTGATAATTCCGGCGGGAACTCAGCCTAATACGGTGATGAAGCTAGAAAATCGTGGTGTACCCCGGTTGGGTAATCCCGTCAGTCGGGGCGATCATATGCTGACGGTGTTGATTGATATTCCTACTAAGGTGACTCCAGATGAGCGGGAACTCCTAGAGAAGCTGGCTAAAATTAAGGGAGACCGCACTGGTAAAGGTGGTCTAGAAGGATTCTTGGGAAATTTGTTTAAGTAA
- a CDS encoding sulfurtransferase TusA family protein: MKPYPLLTPDAQLDLRGTPCPMNFVRTKLRLEKMSPSALLEVWLDAGEPIEQVPDSLTMAGYHVEKITDCTGYFSLLVRCPSTAQ, from the coding sequence ATGAAGCCCTATCCCCTTTTAACTCCCGATGCTCAACTCGATTTACGCGGCACTCCTTGCCCGATGAATTTCGTACGGACAAAACTTCGTCTGGAGAAAATGTCACCTTCCGCTTTGCTGGAAGTCTGGCTAGATGCCGGGGAACCAATTGAGCAGGTTCCCGACAGCCTGACAATGGCAGGCTATCATGTGGAAAAAATTACAGATTGTACGGGCTATTTTTCCTTGTTAGTCCGCTGTCCCTCGACTGCCCAATGA
- the rsgA gene encoding small ribosomal subunit biogenesis GTPase RsgA: MKGEAISTTGQLLGTVLAVQANFYRVHVDVEVGIQDNSRLILLCTRRTRLKKIGQQVMVGDRVIIEEPDWAGGRGAVADVLPRHSELDRPAIANVNQILLVFAVADPPLEPYQLSRFLVKAETTGVDVLLCLNKSDLITPEAQQQISDRLSAWGYQPLFISVQNQLNLDQVSQHLSNKITVVAGPSGVGKSSLINQLIPDTNLRVGEVSGKLARGRHTTRHIELFDLPNGGLLADTPGFNQPDLDCTPEELLYYFPEARARLAVASCRFSDCSHRDEPDCVVRGEWERYPHYLQFLEEAIAQQTHLHHQADPESSMKLKSKGKGQSQYEPKLESKKYRRIARKTQLQALQDMYKESDE; this comes from the coding sequence ATGAAAGGCGAAGCTATTTCTACTACTGGACAGTTACTGGGTACAGTGCTGGCTGTACAGGCCAATTTCTATCGAGTACATGTGGATGTAGAAGTGGGTATACAGGATAATTCTCGCCTAATACTTCTGTGTACCCGCAGAACGCGCCTGAAAAAAATCGGGCAACAGGTGATGGTAGGCGATCGCGTAATTATCGAAGAACCAGATTGGGCTGGAGGACGGGGCGCTGTTGCTGATGTTCTCCCCCGTCACAGCGAGTTAGATCGTCCGGCGATCGCGAATGTGAATCAAATTCTCCTGGTATTTGCAGTAGCTGACCCGCCTTTAGAACCTTACCAGTTAAGCCGATTCCTCGTTAAGGCGGAAACTACAGGCGTAGATGTGCTCTTATGCCTAAATAAAAGTGATTTAATTACCCCAGAGGCGCAGCAGCAAATTAGCGATCGCCTTTCTGCTTGGGGTTACCAACCGTTATTTATCAGCGTCCAAAATCAACTGAATCTTGATCAAGTATCCCAGCATCTGAGCAATAAAATTACTGTAGTTGCTGGCCCTTCCGGTGTGGGCAAATCGAGCCTGATTAATCAATTGATTCCCGATACTAACCTGCGAGTGGGAGAAGTATCTGGCAAATTAGCCCGTGGGCGTCACACTACCCGCCATATCGAATTATTTGACTTACCAAACGGGGGCTTACTGGCGGATACACCGGGCTTTAATCAACCTGATTTGGATTGTACCCCAGAAGAATTATTATATTATTTCCCAGAAGCCAGAGCGCGGTTAGCGGTTGCTAGCTGTCGGTTTAGTGATTGTTCCCATCGAGATGAGCCTGATTGTGTGGTGCGGGGGGAATGGGAACGTTATCCTCATTATCTGCAATTTTTAGAAGAAGCGATCGCACAACAAACTCACCTCCACCACCAAGCTGATCCCGAATCTAGCATGAAGCTAAAAAGCAAAGGTAAGGGACAGAGTCAATACGAACCTAAGCTAGAAAGTAAAAAATATCGCCGCATTGCCCGTAAGACTCAATTGCAAGCGTTGCAAGATATGTATAAGGAAAGCGACGAATAG
- a CDS encoding pentapeptide repeat-containing protein gives MSDNKDNFGIILTLLAVVFFIVSGFVIWVFLFSDFAFVHFLEPEKRIDSGIKALTTIGASFGGIALLTNAYYASRTAKAANDNAKAANENAEIARDKQITERFAKAIELIGNERLEVKLGGIYALEQIAKDSPEKYHWTIMEVLTAFVRENAPVKKVAEEDEGEIPKLRTDIQAALTVIGRRNAEEDEGKRPKLRTDIQAALTVIGRRNYEKEKENQRIDLSNIDIRDANLDKAHLEKASLYQANLQEAVLSEANLQEASLYQANLQEAVLSEANLQGANLCQANLQRASLSKANLQRAFLYQANLQRAFLYQANLQEAVLSEANLQGANLYQAKLQGAKFTSAKNLTSQQIESAEGDENTILPDDITRPKHWTKSE, from the coding sequence ATGTCTGATAATAAAGATAATTTTGGGATTATATTAACCCTTTTAGCCGTTGTATTTTTTATTGTCTCAGGCTTTGTTATTTGGGTATTTTTATTTTCAGATTTTGCATTTGTGCATTTTTTGGAACCAGAAAAAAGGATAGATTCGGGAATTAAAGCCTTAACAACCATTGGAGCAAGTTTCGGTGGAATTGCGTTATTAACTAATGCTTACTATGCATCAAGAACGGCCAAAGCTGCCAATGATAATGCTAAAGCTGCCAATGAAAATGCTGAAATTGCACGAGACAAGCAAATTACAGAACGCTTTGCCAAAGCAATCGAACTGATTGGTAATGAACGGCTTGAAGTAAAATTAGGCGGAATTTATGCTTTAGAACAAATTGCTAAAGATTCCCCAGAAAAATACCATTGGACAATCATGGAAGTCCTCACAGCTTTTGTGCGAGAAAATGCACCTGTGAAAAAGGTAGCGGAAGAAGATGAGGGTGAAATACCAAAACTTCGCACGGATATTCAAGCAGCCCTTACCGTAATTGGACGACGCAATGCGGAAGAAGATGAGGGTAAAAGACCAAAACTTCGCACGGATATTCAAGCAGCCCTTACCGTAATTGGACGACGCAATTATGAAAAAGAGAAGGAAAATCAGAGGATTGATTTAAGTAATATTGATATTAGGGATGCAAATCTTGATAAAGCCCACCTAGAAAAGGCATCCCTCTATCAAGCTAACCTGCAAGAGGCAGTCCTCTCTGAAGCTAACCTGCAAGAGGCATCCCTCTATCAAGCTAACCTGCAAGAGGCAGTCCTCTCTGAAGCTAACCTGCAAGGGGCAAATCTCTGTCAAGCTAACCTGCAAAGGGCATCCCTCTCTAAAGCTAACCTGCAAAGGGCATTCCTCTATCAAGCTAACCTGCAAAGGGCATTCCTCTATCAAGCTAACCTGCAAGAGGCAGTCCTTTCTGAAGCTAACCTGCAAGGGGCAAATCTCTATCAAGCTAAACTGCAAGGAGCAAAATTTACATCTGCTAAAAATCTAACATCACAGCAGATTGAATCCGCAGAAGGCGATGAAAATACTATTCTGCCTGATGATATTACTAGACCAAAACATTGGACTAAATCTGAGTAA
- a CDS encoding pentapeptide repeat-containing protein produces MSLGKTYAPLSWLITITVILSIALTLIVFSVSNIEKLPIQQQLQYRNQALTTTAIIFLGLGVMANAYYAAKRVQAMQKNAIASERNLEIGLQNTKLSQDRLIAERFIGAIAQIGHEKVETRTGAIYALERVAQDFPQEHWTIMEILTAFVRENAPVSREGKPHQKQKDLAAIDLDKHRQRVSRQQQSDLNLQPELPKLRTDIQIALTVIGRRNFEKDRKDQKLDLRNTDIRQANLRGANLQRVDLRGSDLCGVDLRESDLREADLDGAKLTGSILFEANLFKASLRGANLSWANLNRANLCGANLRAANFFGASLRSASLQGANLYKANLQQATLKAASLAGAKLFLANLQGAKLGKANLHLAGLIGANLQGANLNGANLQGANLNAAKLQQTDIYFADLSEASLTEANLQGANLMGANLHRAILQEANLEGANLMGANLCGAILSDVKLTGTILTGVKNLDYQQIRMAFGDRTTRLPDYIEAPTHWRQSG; encoded by the coding sequence ATGTCTCTTGGTAAGACATACGCACCCTTGAGTTGGTTGATAACTATAACAGTTATACTTTCTATCGCTTTGACTTTAATCGTTTTCTCGGTGTCCAATATTGAGAAGTTGCCAATTCAGCAACAACTACAATATCGGAATCAAGCATTAACCACTACTGCGATAATTTTTCTAGGTTTAGGAGTGATGGCTAATGCTTACTACGCAGCGAAGCGAGTCCAAGCTATGCAGAAAAATGCGATCGCTTCTGAGAGAAACCTGGAAATTGGCTTGCAAAATACCAAACTCTCTCAAGACAGACTAATTGCTGAACGCTTTATTGGTGCAATTGCCCAAATCGGCCATGAAAAAGTTGAAACCCGCACGGGTGCAATTTATGCCTTAGAAAGAGTCGCCCAGGATTTTCCGCAAGAACATTGGACAATTATGGAAATCCTCACGGCTTTTGTCCGAGAAAATGCGCCGGTTAGCAGAGAAGGAAAACCACACCAAAAACAGAAAGATTTAGCGGCGATTGACTTGGACAAACATCGGCAAAGAGTAAGTCGTCAACAGCAGTCGGATTTAAATCTGCAACCAGAATTGCCAAAGCTTCGCACCGATATTCAAATAGCCCTGACTGTTATCGGTCGGCGGAATTTTGAGAAAGACCGGAAAGATCAGAAACTTGATTTACGTAATACCGACATCAGACAGGCAAACCTCCGTGGCGCTAACCTCCAACGGGTAGACCTCCGGGGATCTGATTTGTGTGGGGTCGACTTGCGGGAATCTGACCTGCGGGAAGCTGATCTTGATGGCGCTAAACTCACTGGCTCGATTCTCTTTGAAGCTAACTTATTTAAAGCCAGCTTGCGGGGCGCAAATCTGAGTTGGGCTAACCTGAATCGCGCTAACCTGTGCGGTGCCAATCTGCGTGCTGCCAATTTCTTTGGCGCAAGTTTGCGTTCAGCCAGCTTACAAGGTGCAAACCTCTATAAAGCTAACTTGCAACAAGCCACCCTCAAAGCTGCTAGCCTGGCTGGGGCGAAGCTGTTTTTGGCTAACTTGCAAGGTGCAAAACTAGGTAAAGCTAACTTGCATTTAGCGGGTTTGATTGGTGCTAACTTGCAAGGGGCAAACTTGAATGGTGCTAACTTGCAAGGAGCAAACTTAAATGCTGCCAAACTACAGCAAACAGATATCTATTTTGCCGACCTCAGCGAAGCTAGTTTGACGGAAGCTAACCTGCAAGGGGCTAACTTGATGGGGGCTAACCTGCATCGGGCAATTCTCCAAGAAGCTAACCTTGAGGGAGCTAACTTGATGGGAGCTAACCTTTGTGGGGCAATTCTCAGTGATGTCAAACTTACAGGGACTATTCTCACAGGGGTGAAAAACTTAGACTACCAACAAATTAGAATGGCATTTGGCGATCGCACTACTCGCCTCCCTGATTATATCGAAGCCCCCACCCATTGGCGGCAATCAGGGTAA